The Campylobacter sp. CN_NE2 genome contains a region encoding:
- a CDS encoding CvpA family protein: MLEGINWFDAVVIALIVLFGLRGLANGIIKEIFGILGLIGGLILAVRYKAMAGAWISEKIYNLKSATSVLSGDSTELLAGFLAILFGTWIICLILGEIISKFFKWSGLGFVDKLGGFIFSSAKIFLIFAVVATMIKGSALLNEQTKGFFSTSAVYPHLVNVGDWIMQMKDDPGVKENINAMQETINEAISEPEYKISDTNSSLNLDSNLSNELNLNDINQTQGNEI, translated from the coding sequence ATGCTTGAAGGTATAAATTGGTTTGATGCTGTTGTTATCGCTTTGATTGTGCTTTTTGGTTTGCGTGGTCTTGCAAACGGCATTATAAAAGAAATTTTTGGAATTTTAGGGCTTATCGGCGGTCTTATTTTGGCAGTTCGTTATAAGGCTATGGCAGGGGCTTGGATTAGTGAAAAAATTTATAATCTAAAATCTGCAACTAGTGTTTTAAGTGGCGATTCTACCGAGCTTTTAGCTGGATTTTTGGCTATTTTATTTGGAACTTGGATTATTTGTCTGATTTTAGGCGAGATAATTTCAAAATTCTTTAAATGGAGCGGTTTAGGTTTTGTCGATAAACTTGGCGGTTTTATTTTTAGCTCGGCTAAAATTTTCTTAATCTTTGCCGTAGTTGCCACGATGATAAAAGGTTCTGCTTTATTAAACGAACAAACAAAGGGATTTTTTAGCACAAGTGCAGTTTATCCGCATTTAGTAAATGTCGGCGACTGGATAATGCAAATGAAAGATGATCCAGGCGTAAAAGAAAATATAAATGCCATGCAGGAAACAATAAATGAAGCTATAAGCGAACCCGAATACAAAATTTCTGATACAAATAGCAGTCTAAATTTAGACTCAAATTTAAGTAATGAATTAAATTTAAACGATATAAATCAAACGCAAGGAAACGAAATATGA
- a CDS encoding Fur family transcriptional regulator: MKTNIQNLNFNQIMDEFKKALRENGLKYTKQREVLLEILYNSDLHFTPEALHAEVKAKFPKLNVGIATVYRTLNLLEDSGMATSISFGAQGKKFELAHRDHHDHLICKNCNKIVEFEDHSIEKKQVNIAKANGFTLTGHLMQLYGICNDCAKKRK; this comes from the coding sequence ATGAAAACAAATATCCAAAATTTAAATTTCAACCAGATAATGGACGAATTTAAAAAAGCTCTTAGAGAAAACGGGCTTAAATACACAAAGCAACGAGAAGTTTTGCTTGAAATTCTTTACAACAGCGATCTTCACTTCACACCAGAAGCCCTACACGCCGAAGTAAAAGCAAAATTTCCAAAGCTAAATGTCGGCATAGCAACTGTTTATAGAACACTAAATTTGCTTGAAGATTCAGGCATGGCGACTTCGATCTCTTTTGGCGCACAAGGCAAAAAATTTGAACTTGCTCACAGAGATCACCACGATCACCTTATATGCAAAAACTGCAATAAAATCGTTGAATTTGAAGATCACAGCATAGAAAAAAAACAGGTAAATATAGCAAAAGCTAATGGCTTTACTCTCACAGGACATCTTATGCAACTTTACGGAATTTGCAACGATTGTGCTAAAAAAAGGAAATAA
- the lysS gene encoding lysine--tRNA ligase, translated as MFDNQLEIQKIEKSNELRSLGVNPYPHFLVKDMSIKEFRDKFAFIQDLEEKKATEEVSIAGRLKFKRVAGKSTFGNIEDESGKIQIYYSRDSIGEEDYAKFKKNLEVGDIILVKGYAFVTQTGEFSIHVSRLTLASKSISVLPEKFHGLTDIEMRYRQRYLDMIMNSEVRDDFIKRSIIISTIRNFFEKKGFLEVETPMMHPIAGGANAKPFITHHNALDVDRFLRIAPELYLKRLIVGGMEAVFEINRNFRNEGMDLTHNPEFTSIEFYWTWHNYNDAMDLTEELFATLLQKLNLPKVIEFDEVSVDFSKPFTRIKYLDAITQIGGISSEIINDKAKIIEKLKADNFEANENLDLGHLQAELFDNYVEHKLINPTFVIDFPISISPLSRRSDENPEIAERFELFIAGRELANAFNELNDPLDQYERFKAQIDAKNAGDDEAHEMDEDFVRALSYAMPPTVGWGLGVDRLVMILLNKKSIRDVILFPAMKPINSEKE; from the coding sequence GTGTTTGACAACCAGCTTGAAATTCAAAAAATAGAAAAATCAAATGAATTGCGGAGTTTAGGAGTAAATCCTTATCCGCATTTTTTAGTTAAGGATATGAGTATAAAAGAATTTAGAGATAAATTTGCTTTTATACAGGATTTAGAAGAGAAAAAAGCCACAGAGGAAGTTAGCATAGCAGGTCGCCTTAAATTTAAGCGAGTTGCGGGAAAATCGACTTTTGGAAATATCGAAGATGAAAGCGGAAAAATCCAAATTTATTATTCACGCGATAGTATCGGCGAAGAAGATTACGCTAAATTCAAGAAAAATCTTGAAGTCGGCGACATTATCCTAGTCAAAGGCTACGCATTTGTTACGCAAACTGGCGAATTTAGTATTCATGTTAGCCGCCTAACTCTTGCTTCAAAGTCCATTTCAGTTTTGCCTGAAAAATTTCACGGCTTAACCGACATAGAAATGAGATACCGCCAACGCTACCTTGATATGATAATGAATTCAGAAGTTAGAGATGACTTTATAAAACGATCCATCATCATTAGCACCATTAGAAATTTCTTTGAGAAAAAGGGCTTTTTAGAAGTCGAAACTCCGATGATGCACCCAATCGCAGGTGGCGCAAACGCAAAGCCTTTTATCACTCACCACAACGCTCTTGATGTGGATAGATTTTTGCGAATCGCACCTGAACTTTATCTAAAACGCCTAATCGTAGGCGGTATGGAAGCTGTTTTTGAAATCAATAGAAATTTCCGAAACGAAGGCATGGATTTAACGCACAATCCTGAATTTACCAGCATTGAGTTTTACTGGACTTGGCATAATTATAATGACGCTATGGATTTAACCGAAGAGCTTTTTGCGACACTTTTGCAAAAGTTAAATTTGCCAAAAGTTATCGAATTTGACGAAGTAAGCGTGGATTTTTCAAAACCATTTACTCGCATAAAATACCTTGACGCTATCACGCAAATCGGCGGAATTTCAAGCGAAATCATAAACGATAAAGCAAAAATCATAGAAAAACTCAAAGCCGATAATTTTGAAGCAAATGAGAATTTGGATTTAGGGCATTTACAAGCCGAACTTTTTGATAACTATGTCGAGCATAAGCTCATAAATCCGACATTTGTTATCGATTTTCCGATTTCGATTTCGCCGTTATCAAGAAGAAGCGACGAAAACCCTGAGATCGCAGAGAGATTTGAGCTATTTATCGCAGGTAGAGAACTAGCGAACGCTTTTAACGAGCTAAACGATCCGCTTGATCAATATGAACGCTTTAAAGCGCAAATTGATGCTAAAAACGCAGGAGATGACGAAGCGCACGAAATGGACGAAGATTTCGTTAGAGCCCTAAGCTATGCTATGCCACCGACTGTTGGCTGGGGGCTAGGTGTCGATAGGCTTGTGATGATTTTGCTAAATAAAAAATCGATTCGCGATGTTATTTTATTTCCGGCTATGAAGCCGATAAATTCAGAAAAGGAATAA
- a CDS encoding serine hydroxymethyltransferase, whose product MLENFDKEIFDLTNKELARQCDHLEMIASENFTYPEVMAVMGSILTNKYAEGYPGKRYYGGCEFVDEIETIAIERCKKLFGCEFANVQPNSGSQANQGVYGAFLKPGDKILGMSLSHGGHLTHGAKVSSSGKYYESFEYGVELDGRINYDRVADIANIVKPKMIVCGASAYTREIDFAKFREIADSVGAFLFADVAHIAGLVVAGEHAHPFPHCHVVSSTTHKTLRGPRGGIIMTNDEEFAKKINSSIFPGIQGGPLMHVIAGKAVGFKHNLSDEWKVYAKQVKANAKILGETLVKRGFDLVSGGTDNHLILVSFLNKEFSGKDADIALGNAGITVNKNTVPGETRSPFVTSGIRVGSPALTARGMKEAEFEFIANKIADVLNDITNTELQAKVKKEVTDLAHKFIIYDRAMY is encoded by the coding sequence ATGTTAGAAAATTTTGATAAAGAAATTTTTGATTTAACAAACAAAGAGTTGGCGCGTCAATGCGACCATTTGGAGATGATTGCAAGTGAAAACTTCACTTACCCAGAAGTCATGGCTGTTATGGGTTCGATTTTAACGAATAAATACGCAGAAGGTTATCCCGGCAAAAGATATTATGGCGGTTGCGAATTTGTCGATGAAATCGAAACTATCGCTATTGAAAGATGTAAAAAACTTTTTGGTTGCGAATTTGCAAATGTTCAGCCAAATTCAGGCTCACAAGCTAATCAGGGCGTTTATGGAGCGTTTTTAAAACCGGGTGATAAAATTTTGGGTATGTCGCTAAGCCACGGCGGACACCTAACGCACGGTGCAAAGGTTTCAAGTAGCGGAAAGTATTATGAGAGCTTTGAATACGGCGTAGAGCTAGATGGTCGCATAAACTACGACCGCGTAGCCGACATAGCAAACATCGTAAAACCAAAAATGATAGTTTGCGGTGCAAGTGCCTACACAAGAGAGATAGATTTTGCTAAATTTAGAGAAATCGCTGATAGCGTTGGAGCTTTTTTGTTTGCCGATGTCGCTCACATCGCAGGTCTAGTTGTAGCTGGCGAGCACGCTCATCCGTTCCCACACTGCCATGTAGTTAGCTCTACCACTCACAAAACACTTCGCGGACCACGCGGCGGTATCATTATGACAAACGATGAAGAATTCGCTAAAAAAATCAACAGCTCTATTTTCCCGGGCATTCAAGGCGGTCCATTAATGCATGTTATCGCAGGAAAGGCTGTCGGCTTTAAACACAATTTGAGCGATGAATGGAAAGTTTATGCAAAACAAGTTAAAGCAAATGCGAAAATTTTGGGCGAAACTTTGGTAAAAAGAGGCTTTGATCTAGTAAGCGGCGGCACGGATAATCATTTGATTTTAGTAAGCTTTTTAAATAAAGAATTTAGTGGAAAAGACGCTGATATAGCCCTAGGAAACGCTGGAATCACCGTAAATAAAAACACAGTCCCGGGCGAAACTCGCAGTCCATTTGTAACAAGCGGAATTCGCGTAGGAAGCCCAGCTCTTACAGCTCGTGGTATGAAGGAAGCTGAGTTTGAGTTTATCGCAAATAAAATCGCAGATGTGCTAAATGATATAACAAATACCGAACTTCAAGCAAAAGTTAAAAAAGAAGTTACAGATTTAGCGCATAAATTTATCATTTACGATAGAGCAATGTATTAA
- a CDS encoding SPOR domain-containing protein, translated as MNHNPYSMEDINDIVLNRNGNDKSASVKKILTAIAILIILFLIVLIIMKFINKGNIDTSANLQMPSEAELAKKEQAPKLEPIVITPKPEPKKEEPKVEVKKPEQPKIEPSEPQNDAKFEIKKEEVKVDVKEQIIEIKKEEPKSVEQIVIKDEPKPQEVQKQPEPKKVEIQQPKTEPVKTAQKIEPKKTEPKVQPKPEPKKEQPKVETKKPEPKKEEPKKQEQPKNSEPVKTQPKGGNIKDVANLASGTYIQVHALSQYNPNAPSIKKISEKGYTPIAHKSGNLTRILVGPFKNNDELSKAMSDVKTLNNEAFVYRVK; from the coding sequence ATGAATCACAATCCATACAGTATGGAAGACATTAACGATATAGTTTTAAATCGAAACGGAAATGATAAAAGTGCAAGTGTGAAAAAAATCTTAACTGCTATTGCGATTTTGATAATTTTATTTTTGATTGTTTTGATTATAATGAAATTCATAAATAAAGGTAATATCGATACTAGCGCAAATTTGCAAATGCCAAGCGAAGCTGAACTTGCAAAAAAAGAGCAAGCGCCAAAGCTAGAACCGATTGTCATAACTCCAAAACCTGAACCTAAAAAAGAAGAGCCAAAAGTCGAAGTAAAAAAGCCTGAACAACCAAAAATCGAGCCTAGCGAACCACAAAACGACGCTAAATTTGAAATCAAAAAAGAAGAAGTAAAGGTCGATGTAAAAGAGCAAATAATAGAAATCAAAAAAGAAGAACCAAAAAGTGTGGAGCAAATCGTCATAAAAGACGAACCAAAACCACAAGAAGTTCAAAAACAGCCTGAACCTAAAAAAGTAGAAATTCAACAACCAAAAACAGAACCTGTAAAAACGGCTCAAAAAATAGAACCTAAAAAAACAGAGCCAAAAGTCCAACCAAAACCTGAACCTAAAAAGGAACAACCAAAGGTAGAAACCAAAAAACCTGAACCAAAAAAAGAAGAGCCTAAAAAACAAGAACAACCTAAAAATAGCGAACCTGTAAAAACGCAACCAAAAGGCGGCAATATAAAAGATGTCGCGAATTTAGCTAGTGGAACTTATATCCAAGTTCATGCCCTTTCACAATACAATCCAAATGCACCTAGTATCAAAAAAATATCAGAAAAGGGTTATACTCCGATTGCGCATAAATCAGGTAATCTAACGCGCATTTTGGTCGGTCCTTTTAAAAACAACGACGAGTTAAGCAAAGCTATGAGCGATGTAAAAACGCTTAACAATGAAGCTTTTGTTTATCGGGTAAAATAA
- a CDS encoding shikimate dehydrogenase: MDKFAVFGNPIAHSVSPRLHNLAIKELGLDAYYGRVLLENGSDLKEKFLNLGLKGANITVPFKLDAYETSEILSQSAKEIGSVNTLVYKNSKFYGYNTDALGFYRAICEFGEIKNALLLGAGGTTRAMSYILHKNGVKFDILNRSDKSDKNFKCENFYTHADFKFTKYDLIVNSTSAGLKDDFLPAPTQILDAVFKETKFAFDAIYGKITPFLKLAIDNGLLVKDGKEMLVYQAVLAFNLFYDNEFNENLILNAMSRAIRL, translated from the coding sequence ATGGATAAATTCGCCGTTTTTGGCAATCCGATAGCTCACTCAGTTTCGCCAAGACTGCATAACTTGGCGATAAAAGAGCTAGGATTAGACGCCTATTACGGGCGAGTTTTGCTTGAAAACGGAAGTGATTTAAAGGAAAAATTTTTAAATTTAGGCTTAAAAGGGGCAAATATAACCGTGCCTTTTAAGCTTGACGCTTACGAAACTAGCGAAATTTTAAGCCAAAGTGCCAAAGAAATCGGCTCGGTTAATACCCTTGTTTATAAAAATTCCAAATTTTATGGCTATAACACCGACGCGCTTGGCTTTTATAGGGCGATTTGCGAATTTGGCGAAATCAAAAATGCTCTGCTTTTAGGAGCTGGTGGCACAACAAGAGCGATGAGCTATATTTTGCATAAAAACGGCGTTAAATTCGATATTTTAAATCGTAGCGATAAATCAGATAAGAATTTTAAATGCGAAAATTTCTATACTCACGCTGATTTTAAATTCACCAAATACGACCTAATCGTAAATTCCACAAGCGCGGGGCTTAAAGATGACTTTTTGCCAGCTCCAACCCAAATACTAGACGCTGTTTTTAAAGAAACAAAATTCGCATTTGACGCCATTTACGGCAAGATTACGCCGTTTTTAAAATTAGCGATAGACAACGGACTTTTAGTCAAAGACGGCAAAGAAATGCTAGTTTATCAAGCAGTACTAGCTTTTAATCTTTTTTACGACAACGAATTTAATGAAAATTTGATTTTAAACGCAATGTCTAGGGCGATAAGATTATAA
- a CDS encoding type II secretion system protein, with product MSEDGILIALGYSVNDATTAQLRGILSKCDFNTTELDHIVTLNDKLKIYGAYIAMSNSNPYFKIKNEAATEEKREAVRDMIFGWSDKYKLRLEKVSGKETYYISGRF from the coding sequence ATGAGTGAAGATGGAATTCTAATCGCACTTGGTTACAGCGTAAATGACGCCACTACGGCACAACTTAGAGGGATACTCTCAAAATGTGATTTTAACACAACGGAGTTAGATCATATAGTTACGCTAAATGACAAACTAAAAATTTACGGAGCGTATATAGCAATGTCAAATTCAAATCCGTATTTTAAAATCAAAAACGAAGCTGCTACCGAAGAGAAAAGAGAAGCGGTTAGAGATATGATTTTTGGCTGGTCTGATAAATACAAACTTCGCCTTGAAAAGGTAAGCGGAAAAGAAACTTACTATATAAGTGGCAGATTTTAA
- the prfB gene encoding peptide chain release factor 2, whose product MDNYEYTELLKDLKNKINNIALIIKPDEIISRLDEIAKIESDPSFWGDVKKATQIGKEKTKISSILDKFKKAKGELDDASEIYDLANEENDEATINDLFDTAPNLQEYITNLELAMMLNGDDDNKNAIITIHPGAGGTESNDWASMLYRMYLRFCEREGFKVEVLDFQEGEEAGLKDVSFIVKGENAYGYLKAENGVHRLVRTSPFDSAGRRHTSFSSVVVSPELNDDIEISVEEKDLRIDVYRASGAGGQHVNKTESAVRITHIPTGIVVQCQNDRNQHKNKETAMKVLKSRLYELELEKQRQADENAPKSEIGWGHQIRSYVLFPYQQVKDLRSNIAYSQTDAILDGDIKKIIEGVLISQQK is encoded by the coding sequence TTGGATAATTACGAATACACCGAACTTTTAAAAGATTTAAAAAATAAGATTAACAATATAGCCTTGATTATCAAGCCTGATGAGATTATTTCGCGTTTAGATGAGATTGCGAAAATCGAAAGTGATCCTAGTTTTTGGGGCGATGTCAAAAAAGCTACTCAAATCGGCAAAGAAAAGACGAAAATTTCATCGATTTTAGACAAATTTAAAAAAGCAAAAGGCGAACTTGACGACGCTAGTGAAATTTACGATCTTGCAAATGAAGAAAATGACGAAGCTACGATAAACGATCTTTTTGATACTGCGCCGAATTTGCAAGAATATATCACAAACCTTGAACTTGCGATGATGTTAAACGGCGATGATGATAACAAAAATGCTATTATTACAATTCACCCAGGAGCCGGTGGCACTGAGAGCAATGACTGGGCGAGTATGCTTTATCGTATGTATTTGCGTTTTTGCGAAAGAGAAGGCTTTAAGGTCGAAGTTTTGGATTTCCAAGAGGGTGAAGAAGCTGGTCTAAAAGATGTCAGTTTTATCGTCAAAGGTGAAAATGCTTACGGATATTTAAAAGCCGAAAACGGCGTTCATCGCTTGGTGCGAACAAGTCCGTTTGATAGTGCAGGTAGAAGACACACAAGCTTTTCAAGCGTAGTTGTAAGCCCTGAGCTAAATGATGATATAGAGATAAGCGTAGAAGAAAAAGATCTTCGCATAGATGTTTATAGAGCTAGTGGCGCAGGTGGTCAGCATGTAAATAAAACAGAAAGTGCCGTTCGTATCACGCATATACCAACAGGCATTGTCGTGCAGTGTCAAAACGATAGAAATCAGCATAAAAACAAAGAAACGGCGATGAAAGTGCTAAAATCAAGGCTTTATGAGTTAGAGCTTGAAAAACAGAGACAAGCCGATGAAAATGCACCAAAAAGCGAGATCGGCTGGGGTCATCAAATCCGCTCTTATGTGCTTTTTCCGTATCAGCAAGTAAAGGATTTGCGTAGCAATATCGCATATTCGCAAACGGACGCCATACTAGATGGCGATATTAAAAAAATAATTGAAGGTGTTTTGATTTCACAACAAAAATAA
- the panC gene encoding pantoate--beta-alanine ligase: protein MQIFRSIKDLKVYRNSLNSRVGFVPTMGALHEGHASLIKKCREENEAVFVSTFVNPTQFLPNEDFEKYPKNEEADIKICESLGVDAMFIPKADEIYTSIEPKVVAPLELSTILEGATRPGHFDGVLTVLNKFFNIVRPKNVYMGKKDAQQLIIVKNMVKSMFLDIHIEPCEIVRESDGLALSSRNVYLDEEEKLMALKISRALLKASNLVKDSEFDVKSIKPQMLNILEPLKVDYIAFVDREFNEISQIELSNSIILIAAYVGKTRLIDNIWL from the coding sequence ATGCAAATTTTTAGAAGTATAAAAGATCTTAAAGTTTATAGAAACTCTTTAAATTCGCGCGTTGGCTTTGTGCCGACTATGGGAGCGTTGCACGAAGGACATGCGAGTTTGATTAAAAAATGTAGAGAAGAAAACGAAGCCGTTTTTGTCTCAACTTTTGTAAATCCTACGCAATTTTTGCCAAACGAAGATTTTGAAAAATATCCAAAAAACGAAGAAGCCGACATTAAAATTTGCGAAAGCTTGGGCGTTGATGCGATGTTTATCCCAAAAGCAGATGAAATTTATACAAGTATCGAGCCAAAAGTCGTAGCTCCGTTAGAGCTTTCGACCATTTTAGAAGGTGCCACGCGACCAGGGCATTTTGACGGCGTTTTAACCGTGCTAAATAAATTTTTTAATATCGTTCGCCCAAAAAATGTTTATATGGGCAAAAAAGACGCTCAACAGCTAATAATCGTTAAAAATATGGTTAAATCAATGTTTTTAGATATTCATATCGAGCCTTGCGAAATCGTTAGAGAAAGCGACGGCTTGGCTCTTAGCTCACGAAATGTTTATTTAGACGAAGAAGAAAAACTAATGGCGTTGAAAATTTCACGCGCACTTTTAAAAGCTAGTAATCTAGTAAAAGATAGCGAATTCGATGTCAAATCGATAAAACCGCAAATGTTAAACATTTTAGAGCCTTTAAAAGTCGATTATATCGCCTTTGTCGATCGCGAATTTAACGAAATTTCGCAAATCGAACTTTCAAATTCGATAATCCTAATCGCTGCTTATGTCGGCAAAACACGCCTAATCGATAATATTTGGTTGTAA